One segment of Rhodopirellula baltica SH 1 DNA contains the following:
- a CDS encoding IS91 family transposase has translation MKGVSMVLKRYGDQYIAKHGTRMTAQQKKVLRAVMACREDSLGTIQYACSGCGEVTHVPRSCCNRHCPACQHQRQQQWLASVQENLLPCQYFLITFTLPAGLREFAMAHPKVLYVAMMSAAAQALQQAATNPRHVGVSETGFTSVLHTWGRDLGYHPHVHVVVPAGGIDAGGVWQSSRASVFVPEQILERLFRGKLKDKLRSESYFDSIPDDVWKGRFVVDSEAVGSGEFAVAYLAPYVMRGAVANRRVTQCDESTSLEEASLTLQVKRSGTRQYKPMQMRVEEFIRRWLQHVLPAGFHRVRHYGFANARSKRSLEEVRWLVAVSLERQYELACSQQIVMAEPVAMQCPNCGGPMINLGYTPATTTLPQPARAPP, from the coding sequence ATGAAAGGCGTTTCAATGGTCTTGAAACGCTATGGCGACCAGTACATCGCGAAGCATGGAACACGAATGACCGCCCAACAGAAGAAGGTCCTCCGCGCCGTGATGGCGTGCCGGGAAGATTCTCTGGGCACGATCCAGTATGCCTGCTCCGGTTGCGGTGAGGTCACTCATGTGCCTCGCTCGTGCTGCAATCGGCACTGCCCAGCGTGCCAGCACCAGCGTCAGCAACAGTGGCTCGCCAGTGTTCAAGAAAACCTGTTGCCGTGCCAGTACTTTCTAATCACGTTCACGTTGCCAGCCGGATTACGCGAGTTTGCGATGGCTCACCCCAAGGTCCTCTACGTCGCCATGATGAGTGCGGCAGCTCAGGCACTTCAGCAAGCAGCGACCAACCCGCGACATGTCGGCGTGAGCGAAACGGGATTCACCAGCGTGCTGCACACGTGGGGACGTGACCTGGGTTACCACCCGCACGTTCACGTCGTGGTGCCCGCCGGCGGCATCGACGCTGGCGGAGTCTGGCAAAGCAGTCGCGCCAGTGTGTTCGTGCCCGAGCAGATTCTGGAGAGGTTGTTTCGCGGAAAGCTGAAAGACAAACTGCGATCCGAATCGTACTTTGATTCGATCCCCGATGATGTCTGGAAGGGACGCTTCGTCGTCGACAGCGAAGCGGTCGGCAGCGGCGAATTCGCGGTCGCGTACTTGGCCCCGTACGTGATGCGAGGTGCGGTGGCCAATCGACGCGTCACGCAGTGCGACGAATCGACTTCGCTCGAAGAAGCCAGCTTGACGCTGCAAGTCAAACGCAGCGGAACGCGTCAATACAAGCCGATGCAGATGCGTGTGGAAGAGTTCATTCGCCGTTGGCTCCAGCACGTGTTGCCGGCTGGCTTTCATCGTGTGCGTCACTACGGATTCGCCAACGCGCGCAGCAAGCGATCCCTCGAGGAGGTTCGCTGGTTGGTCGCTGTCTCACTGGAGCGTCAATACGAACTGGCTTGCAGCCAGCAGATCGTGATGGCGGAACCGGTCGCGATGCAGTGCCCCAACTGCGGCGGCCCGATGATCAACCTGGGCTACACCCCTGCCACGACAACTTTGCCGCAACCAGCCAGAGCGCCGCCATGA
- a CDS encoding tyrosine-type recombinase/integrase — protein MASHLQVIFRAMYSCGLRGVDVRHLRPQDVDADRMMLRVCTTKGHRQREVPLPQATLDAFRAHWATHRNPNWLFPATQRNTPASKADQPISARTIQRGFTKVTESLGWQDSGLTPHTLRHSYATAMLDAGVNLKVLQGYLGHKNLQATEVYLHLTRLGDERARQIVAQIMNGDVAEQGLS, from the coding sequence GTGGCGTCCCATCTGCAAGTCATCTTTCGAGCCATGTACTCCTGCGGACTCCGTGGCGTCGACGTTCGCCACTTGCGACCCCAAGACGTGGACGCCGATCGAATGATGCTCCGCGTTTGCACCACCAAAGGACACCGGCAACGCGAAGTCCCACTGCCTCAAGCTACCCTCGATGCGTTTCGTGCCCACTGGGCAACCCATCGCAATCCAAACTGGTTGTTTCCGGCGACGCAGAGAAACACTCCGGCGTCGAAGGCTGACCAACCCATCAGTGCCAGGACGATCCAGCGTGGGTTCACGAAAGTCACCGAGTCGCTGGGCTGGCAAGACTCCGGATTGACTCCGCACACACTGAGGCATTCCTACGCCACCGCGATGCTGGACGCCGGAGTCAACCTCAAGGTTCTGCAAGGCTACCTCGGACACAAGAACTTGCAAGCAACCGAGGTTTACCTCCACCTGACACGCCTGGGTGACGAAAGAGCCAGGCAGATCGTCGCTCAGATCATGAACGGGGACGTCGCCGAGCAAGGCCTTTCATGA
- a CDS encoding phage integrase N-terminal SAM-like domain-containing protein gives MLLSGKQPSTIACYRNAIAHLAEHFACSPEKLSEAQVRQYVLLRRQQLQLGSMRPIVGALKFFFRVTVPRDWPNSASNPFPQVQHAPNGLGTRAMLATH, from the coding sequence TTGCTGCTCAGCGGAAAGCAACCCAGCACCATCGCCTGCTACCGCAATGCCATCGCCCACTTGGCTGAGCACTTCGCTTGCTCCCCGGAAAAACTCTCCGAAGCACAGGTCCGGCAGTATGTCTTGCTGCGAAGACAGCAACTGCAGCTCGGTTCGATGCGGCCGATCGTCGGAGCATTGAAATTCTTCTTTCGCGTGACCGTTCCTCGCGACTGGCCCAACTCTGCAAGCAATCCGTTTCCCCAAGTCCAACACGCTCCCAATGGTCTTGGTACCCGAGCGATGCTGGCAACTCATTGA
- a CDS encoding DUF6547 family protein, whose amino-acid sequence MPDDLPSTPREAYQRIIDQLVDRTPGVTAKRIIAGDSLADADPDTAAAFTEFAASLSQSQREVLAQLCIAQRHGAIHDTLAALSWWIDCGGVSLRYNDSDMPVDISGMGLHGDYVGRGQGWDWPDDD is encoded by the coding sequence ATGCCCGACGATCTTCCATCGACTCCACGTGAAGCGTACCAACGAATCATCGACCAGCTTGTTGATCGGACGCCGGGAGTCACCGCAAAGCGTATCATCGCTGGCGACTCGCTCGCTGATGCTGACCCGGATACCGCCGCTGCTTTCACCGAATTTGCGGCATCACTATCGCAATCCCAACGCGAGGTTTTAGCCCAACTCTGCATCGCACAACGTCACGGTGCCATTCACGACACCTTGGCTGCATTGTCATGGTGGATAGATTGCGGCGGCGTTTCCCTTCGATACAACGACTCGGACATGCCTGTTGACATTAGCGGCATGGGGCTACACGGCGACTACGTTGGGCGCGGTCAGGGCTGGGATTGGCCGGATGATGATTGA